The Primulina eburnea isolate SZY01 chromosome 6, ASM2296580v1, whole genome shotgun sequence genome contains a region encoding:
- the LOC140833759 gene encoding uncharacterized protein OsI_027940-like isoform X1: MSRHPEVKWAEREDKVYLTVQLADAKNPKVNLDPEGVFTFSASAGTDDNLYELKLDLLDKVNVEESKINIGVRSIFCVIEKTEAKWWNKLLRGGEKTPHYVKVDWDKWVDEDDDSGGPADLDMGGMDFSKFGDMGGMGGLGGMGGMGGMGGLGGMGGMGGLGGMGGMGGLGGMDGLGDMSGLGDDPIGDDTEDSDDEEQIKMPEGKAHDKTERETTKDS; the protein is encoded by the exons ATGAG CCGACATCCTGAAGTTAAGTGGGCTGAAAGGGAGGACAAGGTCTATCTGACAGTGCAGTTGGCAGATGCTAAAAATCCAAAGGTCAACCTTGACCCAGAAGGGGTTTTTACTTTTTCCGCATCTGCTGGGACCGACGATAATCTCTATGAACTCAAACTTGATCTTCTTGACAAAGTTAATGTAGAG GAGAGCAAAATAAACATCGGGGTGAGAAGTATTTTCTGTGTTATAGAAAAAACTGAGGCAAAATGGTGGAATAAATTATTGCGTGGAGGTGAGAAGACGCCTCACTATGTGAAAGTAGATTGGGATAAATGGGTCGATGAAGATGATGATAGTG GTGGGCCTGCGGATTTGGACATGGGTGGTATGGATTTCTCG AAATTTGGAGACATGGGCGGCATGGGCGGCTTAGGAGGCATGGGCGGCATGGGAGGCATGGGTGGCTTAGGAGGCATGGGTGGCATGGGTGGCTTAGGAGGCATGGGAGGCATGGGTGGCTTAGGAGGCATGGATGGCCTGGGAGACATGAGTGGCCTTGGAGATGATCCCATTGGAGATGACACTGAGGACAGCGATGACGAAG AGCAAATCAAGATGCCAGAAGGAAAGGCTCATGACAAGACAGAGAGAGAAACAACCAAAGACAGCTGA
- the LOC140833759 gene encoding uncharacterized protein OsI_027940-like isoform X2: MSRHPEVKWAEREDKVYLTVQLADAKNPKVNLDPEGVFTFSASAGTDDNLYELKLDLLDKVNVEESKINIGVRSIFCVIEKTEAKWWNKLLRGGEKTPHYVKVDWDKWVDEDDDSGGPADLDMGGMDFSKFGDMGGMGGLGGMGGMGGMGGLGGMGGMDGLGDMSGLGDDPIGDDTEDSDDEEQIKMPEGKAHDKTERETTKDS, translated from the exons ATGAG CCGACATCCTGAAGTTAAGTGGGCTGAAAGGGAGGACAAGGTCTATCTGACAGTGCAGTTGGCAGATGCTAAAAATCCAAAGGTCAACCTTGACCCAGAAGGGGTTTTTACTTTTTCCGCATCTGCTGGGACCGACGATAATCTCTATGAACTCAAACTTGATCTTCTTGACAAAGTTAATGTAGAG GAGAGCAAAATAAACATCGGGGTGAGAAGTATTTTCTGTGTTATAGAAAAAACTGAGGCAAAATGGTGGAATAAATTATTGCGTGGAGGTGAGAAGACGCCTCACTATGTGAAAGTAGATTGGGATAAATGGGTCGATGAAGATGATGATAGTG GTGGGCCTGCGGATTTGGACATGGGTGGTATGGATTTCTCG AAATTTGGAGACATGGGCGGCATGGGCGGCTTAGGAGGCATGGGCGGCATGGGAGGCATGGGTGGCTTAGGAGGCATGG GAGGCATGGATGGCCTGGGAGACATGAGTGGCCTTGGAGATGATCCCATTGGAGATGACACTGAGGACAGCGATGACGAAG AGCAAATCAAGATGCCAGAAGGAAAGGCTCATGACAAGACAGAGAGAGAAACAACCAAAGACAGCTGA